One Methylobacterium sp. 77 DNA window includes the following coding sequences:
- a CDS encoding FAD-dependent oxidoreductase codes for MKERLVVIGNGMASLRFLERLTERAPGRYDVTVVGAEPQAAYNRVLLSSLLGGEVDEAACAFRGLDWYEEHGIRLITGAPVTQVDRENALVIVGETHVLPFDKLVLAVGSLPIRLPKPGMDLPGIITFRDLADVAAIRKAAVTGAKAIVIGGGLLGLEAAVGLARLGVDTTLLHVMDRLMERQLDHHAAGLVKRALESRGIRILLKADTAHVEGDGRVERLVLSDGTVLPADLVVMSVGVRPNAVLAQGAGIEVGRGIKVDDRMTSSDPRIFALGECAEHRGMVYGLVEPAYDQAEVLSRHLVGEEAAYLGTSLATSLKVSGLPVFSAGAIEAPENAETVVMSDPGLGLYRKLIIGDGRLLGAVFVGDISEQGWCKTLIRTGEPIADHRDDLMFGRAAAPDSHSLAA; via the coding sequence ATGAAGGAGCGTCTGGTCGTCATCGGCAACGGCATGGCGTCGTTGCGCTTCCTGGAGCGGCTGACCGAGCGCGCGCCCGGCCGCTATGACGTCACCGTCGTCGGCGCCGAGCCGCAGGCGGCCTATAACCGCGTCCTGCTCTCGTCGCTTCTCGGCGGCGAGGTCGACGAGGCGGCCTGCGCGTTTCGCGGGCTCGACTGGTATGAGGAGCACGGCATCCGCCTCATCACCGGCGCTCCGGTGACACAGGTCGACCGGGAGAACGCCCTCGTCATCGTCGGCGAGACCCATGTCCTGCCGTTCGACAAGCTGGTGCTCGCGGTGGGCTCCCTGCCGATCCGCCTGCCGAAGCCCGGCATGGACCTGCCCGGCATCATCACGTTCCGCGATCTCGCCGACGTGGCGGCCATCCGGAAGGCGGCGGTCACCGGCGCCAAGGCCATCGTCATCGGCGGCGGCCTGCTCGGGCTGGAGGCCGCCGTCGGCCTCGCGCGGCTCGGGGTCGACACCACCCTGCTGCACGTCATGGACCGGCTGATGGAGCGCCAGCTCGATCATCACGCCGCCGGCCTCGTGAAGCGCGCCCTGGAATCGCGCGGAATCCGCATCCTGCTCAAGGCCGATACCGCCCATGTGGAGGGCGACGGCCGGGTCGAGCGCCTCGTCCTGTCCGACGGCACCGTGCTGCCGGCCGACCTCGTGGTGATGTCGGTGGGCGTGCGGCCCAACGCCGTTCTCGCGCAAGGCGCCGGGATCGAGGTCGGGCGCGGCATCAAGGTCGACGACCGGATGACAAGTTCCGATCCGCGCATCTTCGCGCTCGGCGAATGCGCCGAGCATCGCGGCATGGTCTACGGCCTCGTCGAGCCCGCCTACGACCAGGCCGAGGTGCTGAGCCGCCACCTCGTCGGCGAGGAGGCCGCCTATCTCGGCACCTCGCTGGCCACCAGCCTCAAGGTGTCGGGCCTGCCGGTCTTCTCGGCCGGCGCCATCGAGGCGCCGGAGAACGCGGAGACGGTGGTGATGTCGGATCCCGGCCTCGGCCTCTACCGCAAGCTGATCATCGGCGACGGCCGGCTCCTCGGGGCGGTCTTCGTCGGCGACATTTCCGAACAGGGCTGGTGCAAGACGCTGATCCGCACCGGCGAACCGATCGCCGACCACCGCGACGACCTGATGTTCGGGCGCGCCGCCGCGCCCGATTCCCACTCCCTGGCAGCATGA